In Labilibaculum sp. DW002, one DNA window encodes the following:
- a CDS encoding GH92 family glycosyl hydrolase, with amino-acid sequence MKRLSGILIFLFFGMNCFAQFTEYVNPFIGTTNFGTTNPGAIVPRGMVSVTPFNVSGSDINTWDKDARWWSTPYSWDNTYLTGFSHVNLSGVGCPDLGVIILMPTTGEVKADHKEYGSIMKNQVSIPGYYTTDLEKYGVKAEVSSTKRTGISRYTFPKGKSNILLNLGLGLTNESGAKIKIVNNQEIEGSRMTGTFCYNDGSERPVFFVARFSKKAEDLGVWKKMPEMKAESAWSDTDGQIKYYQNFTQEMYGDEIGAYFTFDTEENEQILVEVGVSYVSIENARMNLDAESNGFDFEKTKSQASVEWNDVLSRVKVEGGTKDQKTIFYTALYHTQIHPNIINDVNGQYPAMESFEIRETNNCDRYTVFSLWDTYRNFHPLMALLYPQEQLDMVRSMVDMYKESAWLPKWELNSKETHVMEGDPAIPVIVDSYLRGLTDFDVDAAYEAMYKSATTEGRNNKLRPDIDHYLAEGYVPLKEEFDNSVSHALEYYIADWNLAQFAKALDKKDDCKRFLGQSLRYKEYFDKEFNMIRPKLEDGSFLKNFNPQQGENFEPSPGFHEGTAWQYTFCVPHDVKGLTKLMGGKRNFINTLQSVFDNKLFDMANEPDIHYPYLFNYFKGDEWRTQKEVRNLIDTYYKNAADGIPGNDDCGTLSAWIVYSMMGIYPVCPGDTDYAITSPVFDKITIELDSEFHKGRSFEILTRRKNKDDLFIDKMMINGKKQNSYFINHKTISEGGKLEISLKK; translated from the coding sequence ATGAAACGTTTATCAGGAATTTTAATCTTTCTTTTTTTCGGTATGAATTGTTTTGCACAATTTACCGAATATGTGAATCCATTTATTGGAACTACAAATTTTGGAACTACAAATCCAGGGGCAATTGTACCACGAGGAATGGTATCCGTAACACCTTTCAATGTTTCTGGTTCCGATATCAATACATGGGATAAAGATGCACGTTGGTGGTCTACGCCATACTCATGGGATAATACCTATCTAACTGGTTTCTCCCATGTAAATTTAAGTGGCGTTGGTTGTCCCGATTTAGGTGTTATCATTTTAATGCCAACAACTGGAGAAGTTAAAGCCGATCATAAGGAATATGGTTCCATCATGAAGAATCAAGTTTCTATTCCTGGATATTATACTACAGATCTGGAAAAATATGGCGTGAAAGCTGAAGTGAGTTCTACCAAAAGAACAGGAATTAGCCGTTACACATTCCCAAAAGGAAAATCAAATATCTTACTGAATCTTGGTTTGGGCTTAACGAATGAATCAGGAGCTAAAATAAAAATTGTGAACAATCAAGAAATTGAAGGTTCACGTATGACAGGAACTTTCTGTTACAACGATGGTTCGGAGCGCCCCGTGTTTTTTGTTGCTCGCTTTAGTAAAAAGGCGGAAGACTTAGGTGTTTGGAAAAAAATGCCAGAAATGAAAGCCGAATCTGCTTGGAGCGATACCGATGGACAAATCAAATATTATCAGAATTTCACTCAAGAAATGTATGGAGATGAAATTGGTGCATACTTTACTTTCGATACTGAGGAGAACGAACAAATATTAGTTGAAGTAGGTGTTTCTTATGTGAGCATTGAAAATGCGAGAATGAATCTGGATGCTGAATCAAACGGATTTGATTTTGAGAAGACAAAGTCGCAGGCTTCAGTTGAGTGGAATGACGTTTTAAGCAGAGTGAAAGTTGAAGGTGGAACAAAAGACCAGAAGACCATCTTTTACACAGCACTTTATCACACACAAATTCACCCGAATATCATCAACGATGTAAATGGACAATATCCAGCAATGGAGTCTTTTGAAATTCGTGAAACCAATAACTGTGATCGTTATACCGTTTTCTCCTTATGGGATACTTACCGTAATTTTCATCCCTTAATGGCGCTTTTATATCCGCAAGAGCAATTAGATATGGTTCGTTCTATGGTTGATATGTACAAGGAAAGTGCTTGGTTACCAAAGTGGGAACTGAATAGCAAGGAAACTCATGTGATGGAAGGCGATCCAGCAATTCCTGTAATTGTAGATTCTTACTTGCGTGGATTAACCGATTTTGATGTTGATGCTGCTTACGAAGCAATGTATAAATCAGCAACTACCGAAGGAAGGAATAATAAATTACGACCAGATATCGATCATTATTTGGCAGAAGGTTATGTGCCTTTAAAAGAGGAATTCGATAATTCAGTTTCTCATGCATTGGAGTATTATATTGCAGATTGGAATTTGGCTCAATTCGCAAAAGCTCTTGATAAAAAGGATGATTGCAAGAGGTTTTTAGGTCAATCTCTTCGCTACAAAGAGTATTTCGATAAGGAATTTAATATGATTCGTCCGAAATTAGAAGATGGTAGCTTTTTAAAGAATTTTAATCCACAACAAGGAGAGAACTTCGAACCAAGTCCGGGATTTCATGAAGGAACTGCTTGGCAATATACATTTTGTGTACCTCATGATGTTAAGGGCTTGACCAAATTAATGGGAGGGAAGCGAAATTTCATAAATACCTTACAATCTGTTTTCGATAATAAGCTATTTGATATGGCTAACGAACCTGATATTCACTATCCATACCTGTTTAATTATTTTAAAGGTGATGAGTGGAGAACACAAAAGGAAGTTCGTAATTTAATCGATACTTATTATAAAAATGCAGCTGATGGAATTCCTGGTAACGACGATTGTGGAACTTTATCTGCTTGGATTGTTTACAGTATGATGGGCATTTATCCAGTTTGTCCTGGAGATACCGATTATGCAATTACAAGTCCTGTTTTCGATAAAATTACAATCGAATTGGATTCTGAATTTCACAAAGGAAGATCATTCGAAATTCTAACTCGCCGCAAGAATAAAGACGATTTGTTTATTGATAAAATGATGATCAATGGAAAGAAACAAAATTCTTATTTCATTAATCACAAAACAATTAGCGAAGGTGGAAAACTAGAAATTTCCCTAAAGAAATAA
- a CDS encoding glycoside hydrolase family 97 protein produces MYKNFRIIGLLTAIFIGVACSSQKSVELQSPDGKLTYKLEISQQGKLYYKLKADEYEIMSESNLGLVLKEDSLFTDKVKIVSVSKNEKDETWEPVWGPNEFIHNNYNELVISLLNGTNKEFKLHVRLFNDGMGFRYEIPKQNALDSINIINELTEFNFVENGTAWSIPANFESYEMLYRTTKIDEVVNANTPITVKTESGYHVSIHEANLTDYAGMTLQNTGGTGFQANLVPWPNGVKVKAKGSLLSPWRTITISKNAAGLVESNLIQNLNEPSVISDTKWIEPMKYIGIWWGMHLGVETWTPGPIHGATTENMKKYIDFAAKNKVEAVLAEGWNTGWENWGKPKAFDQTTPYADFDFDEIVKYANAKGIELIGHHETGGDYIFYEECMEKAFAKLHNNGIRVLKTGYAGPIPNGHFHHGQKMVQHYRKVVETAAKYELMIDAHEPIKATGISRTYPNMMTREGARGMEWNGWSEGNPPEHHLILPFTRCLGGPIDYTPGTFDILYKNRKEYIKWNSNDKGNSRVNTTLAKQLALWVCLYSPLQMASDLVSNYENQPAFKFFENLPADFEESKVLLAEIGDVYAVARRKGNSWYVGAITDENARNITLDLSFLKVNKKYKATIYADGEKAALQDNPTDIKIFEKELNSTTKLEVSMIESGGQAIEIVEIGM; encoded by the coding sequence ATGTATAAGAATTTTAGAATAATTGGATTACTGACGGCTATTTTTATTGGTGTTGCGTGCAGTTCGCAGAAATCAGTTGAATTGCAATCACCAGATGGGAAATTGACTTATAAGCTGGAAATTAGCCAGCAAGGAAAATTGTATTACAAGCTAAAAGCTGATGAATATGAAATCATGAGCGAGTCCAATCTGGGTTTGGTTTTAAAAGAAGACTCATTATTTACTGATAAAGTAAAGATTGTTTCAGTAAGTAAAAATGAGAAGGATGAGACTTGGGAACCGGTTTGGGGACCAAATGAATTTATTCATAACAATTACAACGAATTGGTTATTTCCTTACTTAATGGAACTAATAAGGAATTTAAATTGCACGTACGTCTTTTTAATGATGGAATGGGTTTCAGATACGAAATTCCTAAGCAAAATGCTTTAGATAGTATTAATATCATTAATGAATTGACTGAATTTAATTTTGTAGAAAATGGCACTGCATGGTCTATTCCTGCAAACTTTGAGAGCTACGAAATGCTTTATCGAACAACTAAAATAGATGAAGTAGTTAATGCAAATACACCAATTACGGTGAAGACAGAATCTGGATATCATGTAAGTATTCACGAGGCGAATTTGACAGATTATGCAGGAATGACATTGCAAAATACTGGCGGAACAGGTTTTCAGGCGAATTTAGTTCCTTGGCCTAATGGTGTTAAAGTAAAAGCAAAAGGATCATTGCTTTCTCCATGGAGAACAATTACAATATCAAAAAATGCAGCGGGCTTAGTTGAATCGAATTTAATTCAAAATTTGAATGAACCAAGTGTTATTTCAGATACAAAATGGATAGAGCCAATGAAATATATTGGCATTTGGTGGGGAATGCATTTAGGCGTTGAAACATGGACTCCAGGACCAATACACGGTGCGACTACCGAGAATATGAAGAAATATATCGATTTCGCTGCAAAAAACAAGGTGGAAGCAGTATTAGCAGAAGGTTGGAATACCGGTTGGGAAAACTGGGGAAAACCAAAAGCATTCGATCAAACAACTCCTTATGCAGATTTCGATTTTGATGAAATTGTGAAGTATGCAAACGCAAAAGGGATTGAGCTAATTGGACATCATGAGACTGGTGGCGATTATATTTTTTACGAAGAGTGCATGGAAAAGGCTTTTGCAAAATTACACAATAATGGAATTAGAGTTTTGAAGACAGGCTATGCTGGTCCAATTCCAAATGGTCATTTTCACCATGGACAAAAAATGGTTCAGCATTATCGAAAAGTTGTTGAAACCGCAGCAAAGTATGAGTTGATGATCGATGCGCATGAACCAATTAAAGCTACAGGAATTAGTCGCACTTATCCAAACATGATGACTCGTGAAGGAGCGCGAGGAATGGAGTGGAATGGTTGGAGTGAAGGAAATCCACCAGAGCATCACCTGATATTACCATTTACACGTTGTTTAGGCGGTCCTATCGATTATACGCCAGGAACATTCGATATTTTGTATAAGAACAGAAAAGAATACATCAAATGGAATAGCAACGACAAAGGAAACAGTCGAGTGAATACAACTCTCGCAAAGCAATTGGCTTTATGGGTTTGTTTGTACAGTCCTTTGCAAATGGCATCCGATTTGGTGAGTAATTACGAGAATCAACCAGCATTTAAATTTTTCGAAAATTTGCCTGCTGATTTTGAAGAATCGAAGGTGCTTCTTGCTGAAATAGGCGATGTATATGCAGTAGCGAGAAGAAAAGGAAATTCATGGTATGTTGGTGCAATTACAGATGAAAATGCACGAAATATTACATTGGATTTGTCATTCTTGAAAGTGAACAAAAAATACAAGGCGACCATATATGCCGATGGAGAAAAAGCTGCTCTTCAAGACAACCCAACGGATATTAAAATCTTTGAAAAAGAGCTTAATTCCACTACAAAATTGGAGGTAAGTATGATTGAAAGCGGAGGACAGGCCATTGAAATTGTAGAAATAGGAATGTAA